Proteins encoded in a region of the Enterococcus gilvus ATCC BAA-350 genome:
- the lysS gene encoding lysine--tRNA ligase: MNDQMRVRREKMETLREEGIDPFGARFERTANSKELHETYDENTKEELQEKQLSASVAGRMMTKRGKGKVGFAHLQDREGQIQIYVRKDEVGEEPYAIFKKGDLGDFFGVTGEIMKTDTGEVSIKAKEITLLSKALRPLPEKYHGLTNVEQRYRQRYLDLISNRESFDRFTKRSQIISQIRRYLDGLGYIEVETPVLHNEAGGATARPFITHHNALDMDLYLRIALELHLKRLIVGGMEKVYEIGRVFRNEGIDTTHNPEFTMMEVYTAYQDFLDVMNLTEGIIRDAAQNVLGETTLSYDGQTIDLGSEFKRIHMVDAIKEQTGVDFWPEMSIEEARALAKEHHVEINDNMEIGHIINEFFETFVEETLQQPTFVYGHPVEVSPLAKKNAEDGRFTDRFELFIVGREFANAFTELNDPIDQRERFEAQEKEREQGNDEAHGVDEDFLEALEYGMPPTGGLGIGIDRLVMLLTDVQSIRDVLLFPTMR, encoded by the coding sequence ATGAACGATCAGATGCGTGTTCGCCGAGAAAAAATGGAAACCCTTCGTGAAGAAGGCATTGATCCATTCGGTGCACGTTTTGAACGAACAGCAAATTCAAAAGAATTACACGAAACATATGACGAAAATACTAAAGAAGAGCTTCAAGAAAAACAATTATCGGCAAGCGTGGCTGGTCGAATGATGACGAAACGGGGAAAAGGGAAAGTCGGCTTTGCTCACTTACAAGACCGGGAAGGCCAAATCCAAATCTACGTACGTAAAGACGAAGTCGGGGAAGAACCGTATGCGATCTTCAAAAAAGGGGATCTAGGTGATTTCTTTGGTGTAACTGGTGAAATCATGAAGACGGATACTGGCGAAGTCTCCATTAAAGCGAAAGAAATTACATTGTTGTCTAAAGCGTTGCGTCCACTTCCAGAAAAATATCATGGGTTGACCAACGTTGAACAACGTTACCGTCAGCGCTATTTGGATTTAATCAGTAATCGTGAGAGTTTTGATCGTTTTACTAAACGTAGTCAAATCATCAGTCAAATCCGACGCTATTTAGATGGACTCGGTTATATCGAAGTAGAGACGCCTGTGTTGCACAATGAAGCAGGAGGGGCGACTGCTCGTCCGTTTATCACGCATCACAATGCTCTTGATATGGATTTATATCTCCGAATCGCATTAGAGCTTCACTTGAAGCGTTTAATCGTTGGCGGAATGGAAAAAGTATACGAAATTGGTCGTGTATTTCGTAATGAAGGGATTGATACTACGCACAATCCTGAATTTACAATGATGGAAGTTTATACTGCGTATCAAGATTTCTTAGATGTAATGAATTTGACAGAAGGAATTATTCGAGATGCCGCGCAAAATGTTTTAGGGGAAACTACACTTTCATATGATGGTCAAACGATTGACCTAGGATCTGAGTTTAAACGTATCCATATGGTGGATGCAATCAAAGAACAAACAGGGGTAGATTTCTGGCCTGAAATGTCTATTGAAGAGGCTCGTGCGCTAGCTAAGGAACACCATGTTGAAATTAATGATAACATGGAAATTGGGCACATTATCAATGAGTTCTTTGAGACCTTTGTGGAAGAAACGCTGCAACAACCGACATTTGTGTATGGTCATCCAGTAGAAGTATCTCCACTTGCGAAGAAAAATGCAGAAGATGGACGTTTTACAGACCGTTTTGAATTATTTATCGTGGGACGCGAATTTGCGAATGCCTTTACTGAGCTAAATGATCCAATTGATCAACGTGAACGCTTCGAAGCGCAAGAAAAAGAGCGGGAACAAGGAAACGATGAAGCACATGGTGTAGATGAAGACTTCTTAGAGGCGTTAGAATACGGTATGCCGCCGACTGGTGGACTAGGTATCGGAATTGACCGTTTAGTTATGTTACTGACAGATGTTCAGTCAATTCGAGATGTTTTGCTATTTCCGACCATGCGTTAG
- the dusB gene encoding tRNA dihydrouridine synthase DusB, whose product MNGTWKIGDVEVPNRVVVAPMAGISNAAFRVTVKEFGAGLVVCEMISDQGIHFRNKKTLEMLYIDEREHPLSVQIFGGNKDSLVEAAQFVQENTKADIIDINMGCPVNKVIKAEAGAKWLLDPNKVYEMVNAVSSAVDIPVTVKMRVGWDEQHIFAVENALAAQSAGASAIAMHGRTRVQMYEGKADWAVLKQVADELTIPFMGNGDVRTPEDAKRMIDEVGVDAVMIGRAALGNPWMIHQTQHYLETGELIPEPSAREKIETAKLHLERLIQLKGETIACREFRQHASYYLKGIPRSAKAKLAINQTEDKQVIADLLDQLVEKTEAREKIS is encoded by the coding sequence TTGAATGGTACGTGGAAAATAGGCGATGTGGAGGTACCTAATCGGGTGGTTGTAGCTCCAATGGCAGGCATCTCGAATGCTGCTTTTCGAGTGACGGTGAAGGAGTTCGGAGCAGGTCTGGTCGTGTGCGAAATGATCAGTGATCAAGGAATCCACTTTAGAAATAAAAAGACGTTGGAGATGCTGTATATAGATGAACGGGAACATCCGTTAAGTGTACAAATATTCGGTGGGAACAAAGACTCATTAGTAGAAGCAGCGCAATTTGTCCAAGAAAATACGAAAGCTGACATTATCGACATCAACATGGGTTGTCCGGTAAACAAGGTTATTAAAGCAGAAGCGGGTGCTAAATGGCTGTTAGACCCAAATAAAGTTTATGAAATGGTAAATGCAGTTTCGTCGGCTGTAGATATTCCCGTAACTGTTAAAATGCGTGTAGGCTGGGATGAACAGCATATCTTTGCAGTAGAGAATGCTTTGGCGGCTCAAAGTGCGGGAGCTTCAGCCATTGCAATGCACGGAAGGACACGAGTGCAAATGTATGAAGGCAAAGCAGATTGGGCTGTCTTGAAGCAAGTAGCTGATGAGCTAACGATTCCATTTATGGGAAACGGCGACGTCCGTACGCCAGAGGATGCGAAACGAATGATTGATGAAGTCGGTGTGGATGCGGTGATGATTGGCCGAGCGGCTCTAGGCAATCCTTGGATGATCCATCAAACCCAGCACTATTTAGAAACAGGTGAATTAATTCCTGAACCAAGTGCAAGAGAAAAAATAGAAACAGCCAAGCTGCATTTAGAACGCCTAATTCAGTTGAAAGGCGAAACCATCGCTTGTCGTGAATTCCGTCAACATGCAAGCTACTATTTAAAAGGGATTCCGCGCTCTGCAAAAGCTAAATTAGCTATTAATCAAACAGAAGACAAACAAGTGATCGCAGATTTATTGGATCAGCTTGTTGAAAAGACTGAAGCGAGAGAGAAAATCAGTTGA
- the hslO gene encoding Hsp33 family molecular chaperone HslO produces the protein MSDYLVKALAYSGFVRAYAVNATETIGEAQRRHDTWNTSSAALGRTMIGALMLGATLKGEDKMTVKVEGNGPAGAIVVDSNGKGEVKGYIKNPHISLPLNEIGKIDVRGAVGTEGMFTVIKDLGLKEPFSGQTPIVSGEIGEDFTYYLAVSEQIPSAVGVSVLVDTDDSVKTAGGFMIQIMPGASDEIIDQIEERLKETTRISTLLDEGQTSEEILQNLLATSDVEFLEKMPVQFKCDCSKEKFASAILTLGADQIQELIDQDHGAEAVCTFCNNKYEYSEEELYELKQEILGE, from the coding sequence ATGAGTGATTATTTAGTAAAAGCATTAGCTTATAGCGGATTTGTTCGAGCATACGCAGTAAACGCAACGGAGACGATTGGTGAGGCACAGCGCCGTCATGATACATGGAATACGTCCTCTGCAGCATTGGGTCGCACAATGATCGGTGCATTGATGTTAGGAGCCACGTTAAAAGGCGAAGATAAAATGACTGTCAAAGTAGAAGGAAACGGTCCTGCGGGAGCTATCGTCGTTGACAGCAATGGTAAAGGCGAAGTGAAAGGATATATCAAGAATCCACATATCAGTCTACCATTAAATGAGATTGGCAAAATAGATGTGCGTGGAGCAGTTGGAACAGAAGGCATGTTCACTGTAATCAAAGATCTAGGGCTAAAAGAACCATTTTCTGGTCAAACACCTATTGTTTCTGGTGAAATCGGAGAAGACTTTACCTATTATTTGGCAGTATCCGAACAAATTCCATCTGCGGTGGGAGTATCAGTCTTAGTCGATACAGATGATTCTGTCAAAACAGCGGGTGGTTTTATGATTCAAATTATGCCAGGTGCAAGCGATGAGATCATTGATCAAATTGAAGAACGCTTAAAAGAGACAACACGTATTTCAACCTTGCTAGACGAGGGTCAAACGTCAGAAGAAATTTTGCAAAATTTATTAGCAACTAGCGATGTTGAATTTTTAGAAAAGATGCCTGTTCAATTTAAATGTGATTGTTCAAAAGAAAAATTTGCTTCTGCGATTCTCACATTGGGAGCCGACCAAATTCAGGAATTAATTGATCAAGATCATGGTGCAGAGGCGGTTTGTACTTTTTGTAATAACAAATACGAGTACAGTGAAGAAGAACTTTACGAACTTAAACAAGAAATTTTGGGGGAATAA
- a CDS encoding bacteriocin immunity protein, protein MKRDEKTKQMMDQISCAYGDEFVKTSPEIKKMLFENAQVLEKTEDCGLVATKICKEIALYALSHQQDFPEALGTLHNQLKSEAMKYDATAMTAILLPLCF, encoded by the coding sequence ATGAAACGCGACGAAAAAACTAAACAAATGATGGATCAGATTAGTTGTGCTTACGGGGATGAGTTTGTAAAAACGAGTCCAGAAATCAAAAAAATGTTGTTTGAGAATGCGCAAGTACTTGAAAAAACGGAAGACTGCGGTTTAGTTGCAACAAAAATCTGTAAGGAAATCGCCCTTTATGCACTGTCTCATCAACAGGATTTTCCTGAGGCGCTAGGCACCCTACACAACCAGTTGAAAAGCGAAGCGATGAAGTATGATGCTACTGCAATGACAGCTATTTTATTGCCTTTGTGTTTTTAA
- the ftsH gene encoding ATP-dependent zinc metalloprotease FtsH, producing the protein MNKNNKGVKNALYYILVILAMVMVVYFLFGDNKSASPDIEYSTFTEQMQEGKIKNVKIQPAGGVYKITGEYKEKQEVANSGGLSIIGSTDSTTTHFSTIILPNDSTLSQVNDLAKENNVKTEIDEESSSGMWVTLLVSFLPILIMIFFFYMMIGQQGGGGGGNGRVMNFGKSKAKEADKKANRVRFSDVAGAEEEKQELVEVVEFLKDPRRFVELGARIPAGVLLEGPPGTGKTLLAKAVAGEAGVPFYSISGSDFVEMFVGVGASRVRDLFETAKKNAPAIIFIDEIDAVGRQRGAGMGGGHDEREQTLNQLLVEMDGFDGNEGVIVIAATNRSDVLDPALLRPGRFDRQILVGRPDVKGREAILRVHARNKPLADDVDLKVVAQQTPGFAGADLENVLNEAALVAARRNKKKIDASDVDEAEDRVIAGPAKKDRVISKHEREMVAYHEAGHTIIGMVLNRARVVHKVTIIPRGRAGGYMIALPKEDQMLMSKDDMFEQIVGLLGGRTAEEIVFNAQTTGASNDFEQATALARSMVTEYGMSDKLGPVQYEGNHQVFVGRDYGQTKAYSEQVAFEIDEEVRSILMKAHEKAREIIETHRDQHKLIAEKLLEFETLDAKAIKSLFETGQMPEGKGTPYPSEKAQAQTFEEAKRALEEKDAEKQAEDKDPEEHKDSDNKIEPDDTNDNQE; encoded by the coding sequence ATGAACAAAAACAATAAGGGAGTAAAAAATGCTCTCTATTATATTCTCGTCATCTTGGCGATGGTTATGGTAGTGTATTTCCTTTTCGGGGATAACAAATCAGCTTCGCCAGATATCGAGTATTCAACCTTTACAGAACAAATGCAAGAAGGCAAAATCAAAAATGTTAAAATCCAACCTGCTGGTGGTGTGTACAAAATCACTGGGGAGTACAAAGAGAAGCAAGAAGTTGCAAACTCTGGTGGATTGAGCATCATTGGTTCGACCGATTCTACAACGACTCATTTCTCAACTATTATTTTGCCTAATGATTCAACGTTGAGCCAAGTTAATGATCTAGCAAAAGAAAACAATGTAAAAACAGAGATCGATGAAGAATCTAGCAGCGGTATGTGGGTGACATTATTAGTCAGCTTCTTACCAATCCTAATCATGATTTTCTTCTTCTATATGATGATCGGACAACAAGGCGGAGGAGGAGGCGGCAATGGTCGTGTCATGAACTTTGGCAAGTCAAAAGCGAAAGAAGCAGACAAAAAAGCCAACCGTGTAAGATTCTCTGATGTGGCCGGAGCAGAAGAAGAAAAACAAGAATTAGTAGAAGTTGTAGAATTCTTGAAAGACCCGCGTCGTTTTGTCGAATTGGGCGCTCGTATTCCTGCCGGTGTTTTACTAGAGGGACCTCCAGGGACCGGTAAAACATTGCTTGCCAAAGCTGTAGCCGGTGAAGCAGGCGTACCGTTCTATTCAATTTCTGGTTCAGATTTCGTGGAAATGTTTGTAGGGGTCGGGGCTTCTCGTGTCCGTGACCTATTTGAAACAGCCAAGAAAAATGCTCCAGCAATCATTTTCATTGATGAAATTGATGCTGTTGGTCGTCAACGTGGCGCTGGTATGGGCGGGGGTCATGATGAACGTGAACAAACCTTAAACCAGTTACTTGTTGAAATGGATGGTTTTGATGGAAACGAAGGCGTGATCGTCATCGCTGCAACGAACCGTTCAGACGTATTAGATCCAGCGTTATTACGTCCAGGTCGTTTTGACCGTCAAATTTTAGTTGGGCGCCCGGATGTTAAAGGTCGTGAAGCGATTTTACGCGTTCATGCTCGGAATAAACCGTTAGCAGACGACGTTGATTTGAAAGTTGTTGCACAACAAACACCAGGTTTTGCTGGTGCGGACCTTGAGAATGTTCTGAATGAAGCAGCCCTAGTAGCTGCTCGTCGAAACAAGAAGAAAATCGATGCTTCAGATGTTGACGAAGCAGAAGATCGCGTGATTGCAGGTCCTGCTAAGAAGGATCGTGTCATTAGCAAGCATGAACGTGAAATGGTCGCTTATCATGAAGCAGGCCACACAATTATTGGTATGGTATTAAACCGTGCGCGTGTTGTTCACAAAGTAACTATTATTCCTCGTGGACGCGCTGGCGGTTATATGATCGCTTTACCAAAAGAAGATCAAATGTTGATGTCGAAAGATGATATGTTTGAACAAATCGTTGGACTGTTGGGTGGACGTACTGCTGAAGAAATCGTGTTTAACGCACAAACAACAGGTGCTTCAAATGACTTCGAGCAAGCAACGGCACTCGCCCGCAGCATGGTAACTGAATACGGAATGAGTGATAAGCTTGGACCGGTTCAATACGAAGGAAATCATCAAGTCTTTGTTGGCCGTGATTACGGTCAAACAAAAGCTTACTCTGAACAAGTTGCTTTTGAAATTGATGAAGAAGTTCGTAGTATCTTAATGAAAGCTCACGAAAAAGCACGTGAGATCATCGAAACGCATCGTGATCAACATAAATTGATCGCTGAAAAGTTACTGGAATTCGAAACATTGGATGCGAAAGCAATCAAATCATTGTTTGAGACAGGGCAAATGCCAGAAGGCAAAGGCACTCCTTATCCAAGTGAAAAAGCTCAAGCACAAACCTTTGAAGAAGCAAAACGTGCTTTGGAAGAGAAAGATGCTGAGAAACAAGCAGAAGATAAAGATCCTGAAGAACACAAAGACTCAGACAATAAAATCGAGCCAGATGATACAAACGACAATCAAGAGTAA
- the hpt gene encoding hypoxanthine phosphoribosyltransferase, whose protein sequence is MLAKDIEKILITREDIQKRCVELGAQLTTDYADNNPLVVGILKGAVPFMADIVREIDAHLELDFMDVSSYGNQTVSSGEVKIIKDLDTNVEGRDLLIVEDIIDSGRTLGYLVDLFKYRKAKSVKIVTLLDKPEGRVVDIHADYVGFDVPNEFVVGYGLDYAEAYRNLPYVGVLKPEIYQSN, encoded by the coding sequence ATGCTAGCAAAAGATATTGAAAAAATCTTGATTACTAGAGAAGATATTCAAAAGCGCTGTGTTGAATTAGGCGCACAATTAACGACAGATTACGCCGACAATAATCCATTGGTGGTTGGTATTTTAAAAGGTGCTGTACCTTTTATGGCAGACATCGTTCGTGAGATCGATGCACACTTAGAATTGGACTTTATGGATGTTTCAAGTTACGGTAACCAAACCGTTTCATCTGGTGAAGTAAAAATCATTAAGGATTTAGACACAAATGTTGAGGGCCGTGATTTGTTGATCGTTGAAGATATCATCGATAGTGGTCGAACATTGGGTTATTTGGTGGATCTGTTCAAATACCGCAAAGCCAAATCAGTGAAAATTGTCACATTGTTGGATAAACCCGAGGGTCGTGTAGTTGATATCCATGCGGACTATGTTGGCTTTGATGTGCCAAATGAATTCGTTGTTGGTTATGGACTGGATTATGCAGAAGCATATCGCAATTTACCGTATGTAGGCGTATTAAAGCCTGAAATTTATCAATCAAATTAG
- the tilS gene encoding tRNA lysidine(34) synthetase TilS produces the protein MEHAFFKENPELMEGKKILIAVSAGVDSMVLLHLLEQRKLKIGVAHINHQLRKESKAEAAFLHAYCEKQQIPFYLKVWEKPAEKNVEAEARNVRYGFFKEIMQKEKYDLILTAHHGDDQLETLLMRLTRGGSLAGHEGIARQQRFGNGILLRPLLLFSKESLYDYAEKENVPYFEDGTNTSQDYFRNRIRQNVVPELKEENPQVLLHAQQFHQQLTWANQLINETLKENLRNVEFDGQRWSFSYETLPQETGARYYFLSSFFQQASEQKTLAVSQRQLFLLLDKMEDFTSQWLIDIGNNWQFVRRYQHFYLEQKSLVDKEVLYLDEGEEAGLSDGARIALRKSSEASNKEGYQVFLPATVNLPLKIRKREAGDRIQLSGRLKKRINRYFIDKKIPTDARDRAWVVEDSAGEIVALLPFVNSYLSITTETDRIHYILDYTLQVAK, from the coding sequence ATGGAACACGCTTTTTTTAAAGAGAATCCAGAGTTAATGGAAGGGAAAAAAATCTTAATAGCTGTCTCGGCTGGAGTCGATTCAATGGTATTGCTACATCTGCTAGAACAAAGAAAGCTGAAAATAGGTGTCGCACACATAAACCATCAGTTACGTAAAGAATCCAAAGCAGAAGCAGCTTTCCTGCATGCGTATTGTGAAAAACAGCAAATACCGTTTTATTTAAAGGTCTGGGAAAAGCCAGCAGAGAAAAATGTAGAAGCGGAAGCTAGAAATGTTCGGTATGGTTTTTTTAAAGAAATTATGCAGAAAGAAAAGTATGATCTGATTTTAACAGCTCATCATGGCGATGATCAGCTAGAAACGCTATTGATGCGTCTGACTAGAGGCGGTTCGCTTGCAGGCCATGAAGGAATAGCGCGTCAACAACGATTTGGTAATGGAATTTTACTACGTCCACTGCTGCTATTTTCAAAAGAATCATTATACGATTACGCTGAAAAAGAAAATGTCCCTTATTTTGAAGATGGAACAAACACGTCTCAAGATTATTTTCGTAATCGTATAAGACAAAATGTTGTCCCTGAATTAAAAGAAGAAAATCCCCAAGTCTTACTGCACGCGCAACAATTTCACCAACAATTGACGTGGGCTAACCAGCTGATCAATGAAACGCTAAAAGAAAATTTAAGAAATGTTGAATTTGACGGTCAACGGTGGTCATTTTCCTATGAAACTCTTCCTCAGGAGACGGGCGCTCGTTATTATTTTCTTTCTTCGTTTTTTCAACAGGCTAGTGAACAGAAGACGCTCGCGGTCTCACAGCGTCAACTTTTTTTACTGTTAGATAAAATGGAAGATTTTACCAGTCAATGGCTAATAGACATCGGCAATAATTGGCAATTTGTACGTCGTTATCAGCATTTTTATCTAGAGCAGAAATCCCTGGTGGATAAAGAAGTTCTTTATTTAGATGAAGGTGAAGAGGCTGGGCTGTCTGATGGTGCAAGGATTGCGCTTAGAAAAAGCAGCGAAGCTTCCAATAAAGAGGGGTATCAAGTTTTCCTGCCCGCAACAGTGAACCTCCCGCTAAAGATTCGCAAGAGAGAAGCGGGAGATCGCATTCAATTAAGTGGGCGTTTGAAAAAAAGGATAAATCGTTATTTTATTGACAAGAAAATCCCAACAGATGCACGTGATCGCGCATGGGTGGTAGAAGATTCTGCGGGAGAAATCGTAGCGCTTTTGCCTTTTGTCAATTCCTATTTGAGTATTACAACTGAAACTGATAGAATACACTACATACTTGACTATACGCTTCAGGTAGCGAAATGA
- a CDS encoding S1 domain-containing RNA-binding protein: MSIEVGAKLQGKVSGITNFGAFIDLGEGKTGLVHISEISNGFVKDIHDVLTVGDEVTVKVTSVGDDGKVGLSIRKAQDQPQPEKKPFKREFRDNNRPRPAAKGKPQQNSGKQDFDSLMSSFLKDSDDRLSSIKRNTEGKRGGRGGRRS; this comes from the coding sequence ATGTCAATCGAAGTAGGAGCTAAGCTGCAAGGAAAAGTATCAGGGATCACCAATTTCGGTGCCTTTATCGACTTGGGAGAGGGCAAAACGGGCTTAGTCCATATCAGTGAAATATCTAATGGTTTCGTCAAAGACATTCATGATGTTTTGACTGTCGGGGATGAGGTAACGGTAAAAGTTACGTCAGTTGGAGACGACGGCAAAGTAGGTCTTTCAATACGTAAGGCCCAAGATCAACCACAACCAGAAAAGAAACCTTTCAAACGTGAGTTTCGCGACAACAACCGACCAAGACCAGCGGCTAAAGGCAAACCCCAACAAAATAGCGGCAAACAAGACTTCGATTCATTGATGAGTTCCTTTTTAAAGGATAGCGATGATCGCTTGTCATCGATCAAACGCAATACCGAAGGAAAACGCGGAGGCCGAGGCGGCCGTCGTAGTTAA
- a CDS encoding FtsB family cell division protein: protein MNENETQKIASLDTPYAKEQYRKFQKQHRQLIFKRRRLAALFAVAAFAAIVMGVQIFNEHRHLNELKQIKVQTVAESAKVDDQVNGLKQDVKLLKDDNYVAKLARSRFYYSKDGELIFVLPDSANTPSKDKQSADEVVKSETAN, encoded by the coding sequence ATGAATGAAAACGAGACGCAGAAAATTGCTTCGTTAGATACGCCGTATGCAAAAGAGCAATATCGCAAATTTCAAAAGCAGCACCGTCAATTAATTTTTAAGCGTCGTCGTCTAGCAGCATTATTTGCTGTCGCAGCTTTTGCCGCTATCGTCATGGGAGTTCAAATCTTCAACGAACATCGTCATTTGAACGAATTGAAGCAAATTAAGGTTCAGACAGTAGCCGAATCTGCTAAAGTGGATGATCAAGTGAATGGGTTAAAACAAGATGTAAAATTGTTGAAAGATGATAACTATGTGGCAAAACTAGCTCGTAGTCGTTTCTATTATTCAAAAGATGGGGAATTGATTTTTGTTTTACCAGATTCAGCAAATACGCCTAGCAAAGACAAACAGTCTGCTGACGAAGTTGTAAAGTCCGAAACTGCTAACTAA
- a CDS encoding RNA-binding S4 domain-containing protein, whose product MRLDKFLKIARIIKRRTVAKEVADKGRIQVNGKLAKSSTDIKVGDELRIQFGNKVLEVAVEELHESTKKEDAAKMYRIIRETRVENNGN is encoded by the coding sequence ATGCGATTAGATAAATTTTTAAAAATAGCGCGTATTATAAAACGTCGTACGGTAGCGAAAGAAGTAGCTGACAAGGGACGAATCCAAGTAAACGGAAAGTTAGCAAAATCTTCAACAGATATAAAAGTGGGAGATGAGCTTCGCATTCAATTTGGTAACAAAGTCCTAGAAGTGGCGGTAGAAGAGCTGCATGAGTCGACAAAAAAAGAAGATGCAGCAAAAATGTATCGGATCATTCGTGAGACACGAGTGGAAAATAACGGGAATTAA